The Methanobrevibacter sp. TLL-48-HuF1 genomic sequence ATTTTAACTAATGAATATAAAATATCATAAGATGAATTTACATCTTTTGATTCAAATAAAATTTGATAATCAGTTTCTTCTAAAAGCATCAAATTTGCAAAATGAGTTGATGCATCAACACAATATTGAATAGGAGTTAAATTATCCGGAGTTTCAACTAAATCAATATTTTCTAATGTTAAATAATCATTTATAATATGTTTAGAATGATTAGCCATCTGGGAATTCAGTGCACTAATATAAAGAGTACCTACTCCCCCCATACTATTTCTCAATTCAATACTAACTTTCTGCTCGATCATTTGAATCTAAATTTAATTAATGAAAGATACATATCTTTGATTAGATAATATTTTAGCCATATTTTGAAGTTTAACTGCAGAAGTATAATACCTGCAATCTTTTTTAGTTAAATCAACAAGTCTTGCATCTGCATTATTTTTTCTTTCAATTAAACATGCATTAAATAATTCATTGATAGTTTGACCAATAGCTTTTTGTGAACCGTGCAATTTTGGAAGAACTTTTTGTTTGACTTGAGCATCAAAATATCTCTCCCAATTTTCCCAATTTTTTGGAGATCCTTCATATCTCCATGAAACAAACATGAACCTGAGAATTTCATTAATAACCCTAAAACCAAAGTCAAAATTTATTTTTTTAAGAATGCTTTGGAATAAATCTAACTCAATAGATAAAACATCCCACAAATTCCCTCTAGAACAATTAATAAACATGAAAATATCTTTTAAATCATGAACATTCATATTTCTCACATCCAAATCTTCAAGTGGATTCATTAGATAGTTTATGTTTTTAAAGTCAAATTCTTTAAAATCAGAGTTCATATATTCTTTAGCAGACATTGTTGGGAATTCAATAGTGTTTGCCCTATCTAAAACCTTAGGTGAAAACATATAAGTTGTTTCATCAACATTAACAGTACCTACTATCAATAAATTATCTGGAATATCTAATTCATAATTTTCATCATCATTGGAATACAATGGAATTGGTTGTGAACTTTCAATAGCTGATAAAAAGTCAGCAAAATACCTTTCAACATGAGATAAATTCATTTCATCTAAAATTAAAAAATATGGTGAATCAATATCATTTTTAGCAAGTTTAATTAAAGAATAAGATGGTGTTTCATGATATTCCCCAGTAATTACATTATAGAATCCCAAAACATGCCTATTTTCCGTCCAATTAGCACCCACAGGAACGATCTTATAATTTGGATCTTTTTTATGGTTTGTTGAATCTTCTTCTTTTTCCCATATTGGATGGAAATTTTCAAAATTGAAATTGTCTGTTTTGATTTTTACTTCAACTTTTTTGCCTTCATTTTCTTTTAAATAGTTTTGTAATTCTTCATTTTTCTTAAAATACAACCTAGGCATCAGCCTAATTTTGGCAGCAGATTTAATATTTTTAACTACAATATTACAATTAACATAACCTGATTTAAATGGCAAATAATTAAAAATATTATTATTCATAAACCATTGCCTTTCATTAAATGCTGTTTTGTTTGAATTTTGTTCCAAAATTATAAAATCTTCATTATTAGATTTACGATCATAAATCTCTTTAAATGCCCCAATATTTATTTTTAAATCAACAATTTTGGCAGAATCTTGAGAAAATAAATTTTTAAAATAATTTTTTAATTTTTCATTATTTTTATCATATTCTAATTGCATTTGCACACGAACATATGCTTTTGCAGGAATATTGTCTACCAATATATCACAGTCACATTGTGATTCTTTAATTGGCAAAACATCATAAAGATATTTATTACTAAGTGTCCATCCAGTGTTTTCAAAGGATGATTTATTAACAGGCACTTTAACAAACAAAAATTCATTATCCTTAATTAAAGAACTATTATTTCCAGAATTTTGGGTGGAATCAGAAATATATTCTGCAAACAATTGAGAAAGTTTTGTTTTACCAGTTCCTGAATTTCCCGTAAATATTACAAACGGTTTTACTTTTATAGACAATAAATAATTTTCAATTATTTTCGGATCAAATAAATATCCTTTGCTTAAAAGATATTCCTGAAACGATACTGTATTTTCCATGTTTTCACCATATTAACAATGTTTGATTTTCAAATTCATTTAA encodes the following:
- a CDS encoding McrB family protein, whose translation is MENTVSFQEYLLSKGYLFDPKIIENYLLSIKVKPFVIFTGNSGTGKTKLSQLFAEYISDSTQNSGNNSSLIKDNEFLFVKVPVNKSSFENTGWTLSNKYLYDVLPIKESQCDCDILVDNIPAKAYVRVQMQLEYDKNNEKLKNYFKNLFSQDSAKIVDLKINIGAFKEIYDRKSNNEDFIILEQNSNKTAFNERQWFMNNNIFNYLPFKSGYVNCNIVVKNIKSAAKIRLMPRLYFKKNEELQNYLKENEGKKVEVKIKTDNFNFENFHPIWEKEEDSTNHKKDPNYKIVPVGANWTENRHVLGFYNVITGEYHETPSYSLIKLAKNDIDSPYFLILDEMNLSHVERYFADFLSAIESSQPIPLYSNDDENYELDIPDNLLIVGTVNVDETTYMFSPKVLDRANTIEFPTMSAKEYMNSDFKEFDFKNINYLMNPLEDLDVRNMNVHDLKDIFMFINCSRGNLWDVLSIELDLFQSILKKINFDFGFRVINEILRFMFVSWRYEGSPKNWENWERYFDAQVKQKVLPKLHGSQKAIGQTINELFNACLIERKNNADARLVDLTKKDCRYYTSAVKLQNMAKILSNQRYVSFIN